A genomic window from Fusarium falciforme chromosome 2, complete sequence includes:
- a CDS encoding Oxidored-FMN domain-containing protein — translation MSTTDIPSGHPKVIVNTGAKNVSFYTPIQDPPAGTPWDPQPEGTLFSPLKLRNLTLRNRIIVSPMCQYSAKDGYMTPWHKQHLGSFAARGASLIITEVHSVSPEGRISPQDAGIWEDGQMVPLKEVVEFVHSQNSKIAIQMGHAGRKASTVVPWLDRKAVAVKEADGWPDEVVAPSAIPFSPETLVPKEMTTEDIAKFKRDWVAGVKRALVVGFDAIEIHAAHGYLLNSFLSPASNQRTDEYGGSFENRTRLLIEIVQLTRTIVPADFPLLVRMPGTDYLDFDPSLPQWHIEEAGKLGRILAGEGVDLLDISGGGLDSRQKITAGPGYQVPWAAAVKKAVDGTGVSVTAVGSITSGKQAQGYLSDGSVDAVLVGRGFLKDPNLVWHWADELDIDIHVAAQYGWGFGMTRTHRHKRH, via the exons ATGTCGACAACTGATATACCCAGCGGCCATCCCAAGGTCATTGTCAACACTGGAGCCAAGAAT GTCTCTTTCTATACTCCCATCCAGGATCCTCCCGCGGGAACACCATGGGATCCCCAGCCAGAAGGCACCCTCTTCTCACCTCTCAAGCTCCGAAACCTCACTCTCCGTAACCGCATTATCGTGTCACCTATGTGCCA ATACTCCGCTAAGGATGGCTACATGACCCCTTGGCATAAGCAGCATCTCGGCAGTTTCGCAGCCCGTGGTGCTTCGCTCATCATTACCGAAGTCCACTCTGTCTCACCCGAGGGCCGTATCAGCCCTCAGGATGCAGGCATCTGGGAAGATGGACAGATGGTGCCTTTGAAGGAGGTTGTCGAGTTTGTGCACAGCCAAAATAGCAAGATCGCTATCCAAATGGGACATGCTGGAAGAAAGGCGAGCACCGTCGTGCCTTGGCTTGATCGCAAGGCCGTGGCCGTCAAGGAG GCCGACGGCTGGCCAGACGAAGTTGTCGCACCGAGCGCCATCCCTTTCAGTCCAGAGACTTTAGTCCCCAAGGAGATGACCACAGAGGACATTGCCAAGTTCAAGCGGGACTGGGTTGCGGGCGTCAAGAGAGCACTCGTGGTTGGCTTCGAC GCCATCGAGATTCACGCCGCTCACGGCTACCTTCTCAACTCTTTCCTCTCGCCAGCCTCCAACCAGCGAACAGATGAATACGGCGGTTCTTTCGAGAACCGAACCCGTCTTCTCATTGAAATCGTCCAACTTACTCGCACTATCGTCCCTGCAGACTTTCCTCTGCTGGTCCGCATGCCTGGCACGGACTACCTCGACTTTGACCCCTCTTTGCCACAGTGGCATATCGAGGAAGCTGGCAAGCTAGGCAGAATCCTGGCGGGCGAGGGTGTCGATCTGCTCGACATCTCGGGCGGCGGCCTGGACAGCCGACAAAAGATCACCGCCGGCCCTGGCTACCAGGTCCCCTGGGCCGCGGCCGTGAAGAAGGCCGTCGATGGAACAGGGGTCTCGGTGACTGCCGTGGGCAGCATCACTTCCGGGAAGCAGGCCCAGGGCTATTTAAGTGATGGCTCCGTCGACGCTGTGCTGGTTGGCCGTGGGTTCCTCAAGGACCCCAACCTTGTGTGGCACTGGGCTGACGAGCTGGATATCGACATTCATGTCGCGGCTCAAT ATGGATGGGGTTTTGGCATGACCCGTACGCACCGACACAAGAGGCATTGA
- a CDS encoding F-box domain-containing protein, with protein sequence MENQHLTSEPSLYVLRLPSRPLDFTLSDNLPPLPSDWDFLPRPSTTPFPFLDRLPPELFHIIISQLDLASLHALRRTNRRAAELLYSHSEYNALITHAWDAVRGALCIDTAKIITCKQLHEKLCTEKCDGCGDFGGYLYLLTCKRVCFVCFSERKRYFPVPPSLACRKYWISSEVVDTLPHMKVMPGVYSPARVASVESVFVDSESALNAGLEIHGSSDVMTETVIEKEMERINEYSRRRYEAAFSEEDPKPFVEPPEVFLSRCDERVNNPHRFLAIVPAPWLNKSKQLTEQGFHCIGCEDLEKMPFHHRRRFTATSFEEHLGECGEINQGKHAKFGSEDDQDEDQGEDQGEDQGEDPDDEDPRMRNLGQLEMMALFRLWF encoded by the coding sequence ATGGAGAACCAGCACTTGACTTCAGAGCCTTCTCTCTACGTCTTGCGGCTCCCATCTCGTCCATTGGACTTTACCCTTAGCGACAACTTGCCTCCCCTTCCATCGGATTGGGACTTTCTTCCTCGGCCATCTACGACCCCGTTTCCTTTCTTGGACCGTCTCCCCCCAGAACTGTTTCACATCATCATTTCTCAACTTGACCTCGCCTCTCTACATGCCCTCCGGCGAACCAATAGACGAGCCGCCGAGCTGCTCTACTCCCATTCCGAGTACAACGCTCTCATCACCCATGCTTGGGATGCAGTCCGCGGCGCTCTATGCATCGACACAGCCAAGATTATCACCTGCAAGCAATTGCACGAGAAGCTCTGTACCGAAAAATGCGACGGCTGTGGTGATTTCGGCGGCTATCTTTACCTCCTCACCTGCAAGCGAGTGTGCTTCGTCTGCTTCTCTGAAAGGAAACGCTACTTTCCTGTGCCGCCAAGCCTCGCATGTCGCAAGTATTGGATCAGCAGCGAGGTTGTCGACACACTGCCTCACATGAAAGTGATGCCCGGCGTATACTCGCCAGCCCGTGTCGCCAGTGTCGAGTCTGTATTTGTAGACTCCGAAAGCGCCCTCAATGCCGGTCTCGAAATTCACGGGTCATCCGATGTCATGACCGAAACTGTCATagagaaggagatggaaAGGATAAACGAATATTCTCGAAGGCGATACGAGGCGGCATTCTCTGAGGAAGATCCTAAGCCTTTCGTTGAGCCTCCTGAAGTCTTCCTCTCTCGATGCGATGAAAGAGTGAACAATCCGCACCGCTTTTTGGCCATCGTTCCGGCGCCGTGGCTCAACAAGTCGAAACAATTGACGGAACAAGGCTTCCACTGCATCGGGTGTGAGGACCTGGAAAAGATGCCTTTTCATCACCGACGGAGATTCACAGCGACCTCATTTGAGGAGCATTTGGGAGAATGTGGCGAGATCAACCAGGGAAAACATGCCAAATTCGGGTCTGAGGAtgatcaagatgaagacCAAGGCGAAGACCAAGGCGAAGACCAAGGCGAAGAtccagacgacgaggatccGCGAATGCGTAACCTGGGCCAACTTGAGATGATGGCATTGTTTAGGTTATGGTTCTGA
- a CDS encoding G-patch domain-containing protein — MRRFRDDASDESHDEEDIPLHHKRAFGAGLKRKRVEFVPAQDPDAGVTTTVTPAKATDTSIGDLYASIVLKSEPDTKESGQETAEICPVCELPVNSTSQPHEASMAHQVSLKHSHPPSALDRSRMGLRALKSQGWDPDARQGLGRDGEGMRYPIKVVTKEDTLGVGATVPEHIQKKEKEEKPKPLNRKEMRQLAAKERQRNERLQGEIYGRVDVERYLRGDGSDR; from the coding sequence ATGCGACGATTCAGAGACGACGCTTCTGATGAGAGCCATGACGAAGAGGATATTCCCCTGCATCACAAGCGCGCCTTTGGTGCAGGGTTGAAGCGCAAGCGGGTTGAGTTTGTCCCCGCCCAAGATCCAGATGCTGGTGTCACAACAACCGTGACGCCTGCGAAAGCGACAGATACGTCCATCGGAGATTTATACGCCAGTATCGTGTTGAAATCCGAGCCCGACACCAAGGAGTCTGGCCAGGAGACAGCTGAAATATGCCCTGTCTGCGAGCTCCCCGTTAACTCTACGTCCCAACCTCATGAAGCATCCATGGCCCATCAGGTCTCACTAAAACACTCCCATCCACCCTCAGCTCTTGACCGGTCCCGCATGGGACTGCGGGCTCTCAAGTCACAAGGATGGGATCCTGATGCCCGGCAAGGTCTCGGCCGCGATGGTGAAGGCATGCGGTACCCGATCAAGGTGGTGACCAAGGAGGATACTCTGGGAGTCGGCGCAACCGTGCCAGAGCACATtcagaagaaagagaaggaagagaagccaaAACCGCTAAATCGCAAGGAGATGCGGCAATTGGCAGCAAAGGAACGACAACGAAATGAACGACTACAAGGGGAGATTTACGGGAGGGTCGATGTTGAGAGGTACCTGAGGGGAGACGGAAGTGACAGATGA